In Amphiprion ocellaris isolate individual 3 ecotype Okinawa chromosome 5, ASM2253959v1, whole genome shotgun sequence, the genomic stretch cACTCAGCTTCTCTCTGCTCTTCCTGGAATCATCTTCAACCTGATAACCTATTTCTACTTCCTGCTCTACAACCACAGCAGCTCCACTGTGACCACACATTTCCTGGTTCGTCCCCTTCAGATCTGCACTCTGAAGACGGCTGGAAGAGCTGATAGGTTCACTGCAGGAACACATGATTTGTAGATCAGAGCTCAGACTAGTTTCATGTATGAGGAAGTGAAACTCAGTGTGAGCAAGAGGAGAAATGGCGCAGCAAAGAGATCAGCCAAATTCAGAGAAAATCTCTTGTTCCATCTGTTTGGATCTACTGAAGGATCCGGTCACTACTTCCTGTGGACACAGCTACTGCATGGACTGTATTAAAACACACTGGGATGGAGAGGGTGGGAAGAGAATCTACAGCTGCCCTCAGTGCAGGAAGACTTTTAAGCGGAGGCCTgatctgcagaaaaacatcctGTTAGCAGAGTtagtggaggagctgaagaagactggactccaagctgctgctgctgctgctgatcactgCTATGCTGGACCTGAAGATGTGGCCTGTGATGTCTGCACTGGGTGGAAGATGAAGGCTGTCAAGTCCTGTCTGGTCTGTTTGGCTTCTTATTGTGAAAATCACCTCCAACCTCACTATGATTCACCTCCATTAAAGAAACACCAGCTGGTGGAGCCCTCCAAGAACCTCCAGGAGAACATCTGCTCTCGTCATGATAAGATGATGGAGATTTTCTGTGGCAATGATCAGCAGTTGatctgttttctctgtgcaaTGGATGAACATAAAGGCCACAAAATAGTCCCAGCAGCAGTGGAAAGGATGAAGAAGCAGAAGGAGCTGGAGGTGAGTCGACTAAACATCCAGCAGAGAATccaggacagacagaaagatgtGAAGCTGCTTCAACAGGAGCTGGAGGACATCAGGGTCTCTGCTGATAAAACAGTGGAGGGCAGTAAGGAGATGTTCACCGAGATGATGCATCTCATTAAGAAAAGAGGCCAAGATGTAGAGCAGCAGATCAGATCCCAGCAGAAGACTGAAGAGAGTCGAGTCAAAGAAGTTaaggagaagctggagaaggAGATCAGAGATCTGAAGAGGAAAGACACTGAGCTGAAGCAGCTCTCAGATACACCAGATCACAGGCAGTTTCTCCACAACTACCCCTCAGTGT encodes the following:
- the LOC111586628 gene encoding tripartite motif-containing protein 16-like, with protein sequence MAQQRDQPNSEKISCSICLDLLKDPVTTSCGHSYCMDCIKTHWDGEGGKRIYSCPQCRKTFKRRPDLQKNILLAELVEELKKTGLQAAAAAADHCYAGPEDVACDVCTGWKMKAVKSCLVCLASYCENHLQPHYDSPPLKKHQLVEPSKNLQENICSRHDKMMEIFCGNDQQLICFLCAMDEHKGHKIVPAAVERMKKQKELEVSRLNIQQRIQDRQKDVKLLQQELEDIRVSADKTVEGSKEMFTEMMHLIKKRGQDVEQQIRSQQKTEESRVKEVKEKLEKEIRDLKRKDTELKQLSDTPDHRQFLHNYPSVSALSESTHSSSINIHPQRHLEDVTAAVKELRGKLQDVLKETWTNISLTITQPDVLLSEPQPEPKTRDEFLKYSTEITLDPNTAHRYVLLSAGNRKATLREQKQRYPDHPDRFTGSWQVLSRESLTGRCYWEVEWSGLGVVVAVAYKNICRKGNSDKCEFGRNDRSWSLRCGPNRYKFSYNNTKTPVSGPRSSRIGVYLDHRAGILSFYSISETMTLLHRVQTTFTEPLHAGVYLFSDGGWLFSSGATAEFLKLR